A genomic segment from Brevundimonas mediterranea encodes:
- a CDS encoding alkaline phosphatase D family protein: MLLKPTLPMNRRLLLGGLVAASLVLRFGRAQAQAGGAYVFPLGVASGDPAPDGFVLWTRLAVDPVAPDGLGGMGGPVAVRWDVAADEAFNRIVASGEAVADRADAHSLHIEVEGLRPDRPYWYRFTAQGQQSPVGRTRTAPAPNADIDRLRLAVASCSNWESGYFSAYGHMADEAPDLTLFLGDYIYEYTRTGAQAANVVRPYGLEEATTLAGYRNRYALHRTDADLQRLHAVAPCLAVWDDHEIQDDYSGVWSKTPGVMPNDFLLRRAAGYKAFYEAMPIRRTRLDARLQMPIYRGVRYGRLAQFFMLDGRQYRSKQACADGVNGGKGQVVTDAACPDRLDPARTFLGFEQERWLYDGLARSQARWNILGQDLVMAGLRFGNGDAETRYWTDTWDGYPVARDRMTDALATLKPRNPVVLSGDYHSFWTNDVKRVSADPSSATVATEFVGTSISSSGPPYDALMANMPNNPQIKFFDSRVRGYMSIDMDRDRMNTRYRAISDVRDPHAAVSTLNSWVVEDGRPGAVAA, encoded by the coding sequence ATGCTGCTGAAGCCCACCCTTCCGATGAACCGCCGCCTTCTGCTGGGCGGCCTGGTCGCCGCGTCCCTGGTGCTGCGTTTCGGCCGGGCTCAGGCCCAGGCGGGCGGGGCCTATGTCTTCCCGCTGGGCGTCGCCAGCGGCGATCCGGCCCCCGATGGTTTCGTCCTGTGGACGCGGCTGGCGGTCGATCCGGTGGCGCCGGACGGCCTGGGCGGCATGGGCGGCCCGGTCGCCGTGCGTTGGGACGTGGCGGCGGACGAGGCCTTCAACCGCATCGTCGCCTCGGGCGAGGCCGTGGCGGATCGCGCCGACGCCCACAGCCTGCATATCGAGGTCGAAGGTCTGCGCCCCGACCGCCCCTATTGGTACAGGTTCACCGCCCAGGGTCAGCAGAGCCCCGTCGGCCGCACCCGCACCGCCCCCGCCCCGAACGCCGACATCGACCGCCTGCGTCTGGCCGTCGCCTCCTGCTCGAACTGGGAGTCGGGCTATTTCAGCGCCTATGGCCATATGGCCGACGAAGCGCCGGACCTGACCCTGTTCCTGGGCGACTATATCTACGAATACACCCGCACGGGCGCCCAGGCGGCCAATGTGGTGCGGCCCTACGGACTGGAAGAGGCGACGACCCTGGCGGGTTATCGCAACCGGTACGCCCTGCACCGGACGGACGCGGACCTGCAACGGCTGCACGCCGTCGCCCCCTGTCTGGCGGTGTGGGACGACCACGAGATTCAGGACGACTATTCCGGCGTCTGGTCCAAGACGCCCGGCGTCATGCCCAATGATTTCCTGCTGCGGCGCGCCGCCGGTTACAAGGCCTTCTACGAGGCCATGCCCATTCGCCGCACGCGGCTGGACGCCCGGCTGCAGATGCCGATCTATCGCGGCGTCCGCTATGGCCGGCTGGCCCAGTTCTTCATGCTGGACGGCCGGCAGTACCGCTCGAAACAGGCCTGCGCCGACGGCGTCAACGGCGGCAAGGGCCAGGTGGTCACCGACGCCGCCTGCCCAGACCGGCTGGACCCGGCCCGCACCTTCCTGGGCTTCGAACAGGAACGCTGGCTGTACGACGGCCTGGCCCGGTCGCAGGCGCGCTGGAACATCCTGGGCCAGGATCTTGTGATGGCGGGGCTGAGGTTCGGAAACGGCGACGCCGAGACCCGCTACTGGACCGACACCTGGGACGGCTATCCCGTCGCCCGCGACCGGATGACCGACGCCCTGGCGACGCTGAAGCCCCGCAATCCGGTGGTGCTGAGCGGCGACTACCACTCGTTCTGGACCAATGACGTCAAGCGGGTCAGCGCCGATCCGTCATCCGCGACGGTGGCGACCGAATTCGTCGGCACCTCGATCTCGTCGTCCGGCCCGCCCTATGACGCCCTGATGGCGAACATGCCGAACAACCCGCAGATCAAATTCTTCGACAGCCGGGTGCGGGGCTATATGTCCATCGACATGGACCGCGACCGGATGAACACCCGTTATCGCGCCATCTCGGACGTACGCGATCCCCATGCGGCGGTCTCGACCCTGAACAGCTGGGTGGTCGAGGACGGCCGTCCCGGCGCCGTCGCCGCCTGA
- a CDS encoding acid phosphatase: MPLLSSAGRGLAVLCLALSGCAATPDTAPVFWTGFQDHPHGYLSADAAPNAARFLPPPPAAGSLREQADIETYRSTRALEGGARWAMAQADNEIETPSAPRVFAPALGVTFDPERVPTLTRLLGRMLGDLETIQTPVKKGVRRPRPFVAEPAATCIAPQPWLTASGSYPSGHAALGWAWALVLSEMAPDKADEILARGLAYGDSRVICGVHYPSDVEAGRIVGAALVASLKADPDFQADFIQAQRELQTLRAARP, encoded by the coding sequence ATGCCCCTTCTTTCCTCGGCCGGTCGCGGCCTGGCGGTCCTGTGTCTGGCCCTGAGCGGCTGCGCCGCGACACCGGACACGGCGCCGGTGTTCTGGACCGGTTTCCAGGATCATCCCCACGGTTATCTGTCCGCAGACGCGGCGCCGAACGCCGCCCGGTTCCTGCCGCCGCCGCCCGCCGCCGGATCCCTGCGTGAACAGGCCGATATCGAGACCTATCGCTCGACCCGCGCTCTCGAGGGCGGTGCGCGCTGGGCGATGGCCCAGGCGGACAATGAGATCGAGACCCCCTCGGCCCCGCGTGTCTTCGCCCCGGCCCTGGGCGTGACCTTCGACCCCGAGCGCGTGCCGACCCTGACCCGTCTGCTGGGCCGGATGCTGGGCGACCTGGAAACGATCCAGACCCCAGTCAAGAAGGGCGTCCGCCGCCCCCGGCCCTTCGTCGCCGAGCCGGCGGCCACCTGTATCGCGCCCCAGCCCTGGCTGACGGCCAGCGGTTCCTATCCGTCGGGCCACGCCGCCCTGGGCTGGGCCTGGGCCCTGGTCCTGTCGGAAATGGCGCCGGACAAAGCTGACGAGATCCTGGCGCGCGGCCTAGCCTATGGCGACAGCCGGGTGATCTGCGGCGTCCACTACCCCAGCGACGTCGAGGCCGGCCGGATCGTCGGCGCCGCCCTGGTGGCCAGCCTGAAGGCCGACCCTGACTTCCAGGCGGATTTCATCCAGGCCCAGCGCGAACTCCAGACCCTGCGCGCCGCCCGGCCCTGA
- the gspM gene encoding type II secretion system protein GspM, with the protein MNGLMSQAAAWWDGRTLREQRMLTVMGLAIAAVLVWLLIVRPAWAWRADAAEARAVAEADLALVQTATGRMARTDAASSDVDVAAVVAEVGSITGVTPVMGMSPDGGLGFNLTNVSSTAAFGWLAALHDRKVEATTLNVVENADATISVEGVLAPST; encoded by the coding sequence ATGAACGGCCTGATGTCTCAAGCCGCCGCCTGGTGGGACGGCCGCACCCTGCGCGAGCAGCGGATGCTGACGGTGATGGGCCTGGCGATCGCCGCCGTTCTGGTCTGGCTGCTGATCGTTCGTCCGGCATGGGCCTGGCGGGCCGATGCGGCCGAGGCGCGAGCCGTGGCCGAGGCCGATCTGGCCCTGGTTCAGACGGCGACGGGTCGCATGGCGAGGACAGACGCCGCCAGCAGCGACGTCGATGTCGCGGCGGTGGTCGCAGAGGTCGGTTCGATCACTGGGGTGACGCCGGTCATGGGCATGTCGCCGGACGGCGGCCTGGGCTTCAACCTGACCAATGTCTCCAGCACGGCGGCCTTCGGCTGGTTGGCGGCCCTGCATGACCGCAAGGTCGAGGCCACGACGCTGAACGTCGTCGAAAACGCCGATGCGACGATCAGCGTCGAGGGCGTGCTGGCGCCCTCGACCTGA